The window tccattagagagagagagagagaatttttattaaagaaaaagtaagaagaaaatatgaaaaactagAGAGAGAAACAAGTGGCTTTCTCGAGCTAGCTCAGCCGaattttttcttcaacaatggCGGTTTCCTAGGGTTTGAAGCTTATATGATCGGAGACATCACTCATCTAGATCGCCATAACTTCCATGGAAATGCCCGGTAGAAGATCTAATTACACTTTGCTTAGTCAATTTTCCGACGATCAGGTCTCTGTTTCCGTCACCGGAGCTCCTCCGCCGCACTATGACTCTTTGTCCAGCGAGAACAGGAGCGCCAGCAACAATAACAGCGGGAACAACGGGAAAAACAAGGCGGATAGAAGCGGATTTGATTGGGATCCTAGCGGCGGTGGTGATCATAGGTTGAGTAATCAGCCGAATCGTGTTGGGAATAATATGTATGCTTCGTCGCTAGGGTTACAGAGGCAATCGAGTGGGAGTAGTTTTGGTGAGAGCTCTTTGTCTGGGGATTATTATATGCCTACGCTTTCTGCGGCGGCTAACGAGATCGAATCTGTTGGATTTCCTCAAGATGATGGGTTTAGGCTTGGTTTTGGTGGAGATTTGAGGATACAGATGACGGCAGACTCGGCTGGGGGTTCTTCATCCGGGAAGAGCTGGGCGCAGCAGACGGAGGAGAGTTATCAGTTGCAGCTTGCATTGGCGTTACGCCTTTCGTCCGAGGCTACTTGCGCTGACGATCCTAACTTTCTGGATCCTGTGCCGGATGAATCTGCTTTGAGGACTTCTCCAAGTTCAGCCGAAACCGTTTCACATCGTTTCTGGGTATTGGTTTGATTGATTGCCTTTTGTTCGTTCCTGTTTAGCTTTGTTTCGCTAAATTCTTGAATCTTGGTTATACCTCCGAAGTTTCAGTTAGATCTCCTTACCAAGCGTTGAAAAGATCCCAAGGAATTAGTAAAGAGATCTGGGGTTATTATTAGAATTTTTGAAGGTTTAGGGGTTGGGATTATCAATATGTCTGTTTGGAATGAGTTGCTCAGGATAGGTCACTATGTACTGTGTTTGTTTATTAGCAGCTCAGGAACATGCAGCTgattagtgatttttttttgttggcaatTCTGATTTTCTAAATATGCGCCTAGTTATGAATTGAGATTGAGAAAGAGAATAAGTCTTTTTGTTTACTGTATCAGGTTAATGGCTGTTTATCGTACTATGATAAAGTTCCTGATGGGTTTTACATGATGAATGGTCTGGATCCATATATTTGGACCTTATGCATTGATCTGCATGAAAGTGGCCGTATCCCTTCAATTGAGTCATTAAGAGCTGTTGATTCTGGTGTTGACTCTTCGCTTGAAGCTATCATAGTCGATAGGCGTAGTGATCCAGCCTTCAAGGAACTTCACAATAGAGTCCACGACATATCATGTAGCTGCATAACCACAAAAGAGGTTGTTGATCAGCTGGCAAAGCTTATCTGCAATCGTATGGGGTTTGTACTCACACAATCCTTTCAATCTTTTTGAAGTTATAATTTATATCTTCGTGTGATACATTGATTGGTAATCGTTAATTCTCGGCTCCTCAGGGGTCCAGTTATCATGGGGGAAGATGAGTTGGTTCCCATGTGGAAGGAGTGCATTGATGGTCTAAAAGAAATCTTTAAAGTGGTGGTTCCCATAGGTAGCCTCTCTGTTGGACTCTGCAGACATCGAGCTTTACTCTTCAAAGTGAGATCCCAACTTTGGTGCTATTCCTATGACATTTGAGACGTACCTTTTGAAATgatcatataaattatttcgCTTCATCCATTTGTTTGTATTGTATACATGTTAAGAAAGTTGCTTGAGACTAGTAGTGTTATTGGCTAGAAAAGAACCAGGTTACTGGTAGTtgaatatttgaaagaaaaaaaaatgtttataccTGCCACTTGGTGCATGCAGGTACTGGCTGACATAATTGATTTACCCTGTCGAATTGCAAAGGGATGCAAATATTGTAATAGAGATGATGCCGCATCGTGCCTTGTCAGGtttggacttgataggtatgaTAGAAGTGGTTGCGAAAGAGCCTTTATTTTCCTATTTGCTTTGCTTTCTGTTTCTGTAAAAACATTCCTAACGCTGAATATTAGGTTGATGATGTGGaaactttgttttggtttcagggAGTACCTGGTTGATTTAGTAGGGAAGCCAGGTCACTTATGGGAGCCCGATTCCTTGCTAAATGGTCCTTCATCTATATCAATTTCTTCACCTTTGCGGTTTCCACGTCCCAAGCCAGTTGAACCCGCAGTCGATTTTAGATTACTAGCCAAACAATATTTCACCGACAGCCAGTCTCTTAATCTTGTTTTCGATCCTGCATCAGGTATTCCCAATAGAGAAAACCTTAGTTCACTTTTGCGTCCTCCTTACATCTCGTTTTATATTTCCCATACAAGTGTAATCTCCTATCAGTTAGGGTATTTCTTGATCATGTCTTCGATATCT is drawn from Camelina sativa cultivar DH55 chromosome 8, Cs, whole genome shotgun sequence and contains these coding sequences:
- the LOC104708749 gene encoding serine/threonine-protein kinase CTR1 produces the protein MEMPGRRSNYTLLSQFSDDQVSVSVTGAPPPHYDSLSSENRSASNNNSGNNGKNKADRSGFDWDPSGGGDHRLSNQPNRVGNNMYASSLGLQRQSSGSSFGESSLSGDYYMPTLSAAANEIESVGFPQDDGFRLGFGGDLRIQMTADSAGGSSSGKSWAQQTEESYQLQLALALRLSSEATCADDPNFLDPVPDESALRTSPSSAETVSHRFWVNGCLSYYDKVPDGFYMMNGLDPYIWTLCIDLHESGRIPSIESLRAVDSGVDSSLEAIIVDRRSDPAFKELHNRVHDISCSCITTKEVVDQLAKLICNRMGGPVIMGEDELVPMWKECIDGLKEIFKVVVPIGSLSVGLCRHRALLFKVLADIIDLPCRIAKGCKYCNRDDAASCLVRFGLDREYLVDLVGKPGHLWEPDSLLNGPSSISISSPLRFPRPKPVEPAVDFRLLAKQYFTDSQSLNLVFDPASDDMGFSMFHRQYDNPGGENDALAENGGGSANMPPQNMMRASNQVEAVPMNAPPINQTVPNRANRELGLDGDDMDIPWCDLNIKEKIGAGSFGTVHRAEWHGSDVAVKILMEQDFHAERVNEFLREVAIMKRLRHPNIVLFMGAVTQPPNLSIVTEYLSRGSLYRLLHKSGAREQLDERRRLSMAYDVAKGMNYLHNRNPPIVHRDLKSPNLLVDKKYTVKVCDFGLSRLKASTFLSSKSAAGTPEWMAPEVLRDEPSNEKADVYSFGVILWELATLQQPWGNLNPAQVVAAVGFKCKRLEIPRNLNPQVAAIIEGCWTNEPWKRPSFATIMDLLRPLIKSAIPPPNRSDL